One region of Brassica napus cultivar Da-Ae chromosome A10, Da-Ae, whole genome shotgun sequence genomic DNA includes:
- the LOC106434286 gene encoding CLAVATA3/ESR (CLE)-related protein 3-like, with protein MDASVYYRDQSIALTLQRLYIYILALLRESSYTMASVRIWVCVVLLILLELTSVHQCRSLVVEERLSGSSRVMKIRRELSQRLKELNARLEGEGKILGNTLDSKRLSPGGPDPRHH; from the coding sequence ATGGATGCTAGCGTCTATTACAGAGATCAATCAATCGCATTAACACTTCaaagactatatatatacatcttaGCTTTATTAAGAGAGTCATCATATACTATGGCAAGTGTAAGGATATGGGTCTGTGTCGTTTTGCTTATACTACTCGAACTGACCTCAGTGCACCAATGTCGATCTTTGGTCGTAGAAGAGCGACTTTCCGGTTCAAGTCGTGTGATGAAGATTAGAAGAGAGCTCTCTCAGAGGCTAAAAGAGCTGAATGCTAGGTTAGAAGGCGAAGGGAAGATCCTTGGCAATACTCTAGACTCGAAGCGGCTCAGCCCCGGTGGTCCTGACCCAAGGCATCATTAA
- the LOC125579415 gene encoding uncharacterized protein LOC125579415 isoform X2, translated as MGDSVPLKLALPELKYPIGSQPKEKSAINQYSGSDYISIVKSILKPDEMIRVRGSFLGPVMKLSERGLKLSAKIVYAILTRSIVSVKENEGWFHFGAQPMRFSIREFHMMTGLKCSGALEGPRRETERFNWELLKGRSHKLSDVVDQLRNTREDASEERICLAMLILVESILLRKSKGGSFPLEYAKNAQDMTYPWGKEAYIVLLKSIQNAVANHLENKSKFELQGYPLVFLLWILESIPLLRNKFSKCVPTVEVPGPTYLCEKYTEIENPSLDRVLQVEADTKLKVHCILPSIPHDPEDDISIEDKYSDELETVKDVTKKGYKITADDWENRCVDTFDTLDALIQMMANKETGQASTPIDEDSVNEKVNRIITVMEENLKSMKDRMSLLEEENIHLRARVSELEGNSNVFPTNVTQKRSSGTPLSPMSHTQPSSGTPLSPMSHTQPSSETPLSPMSQQPNLTHEETMIESAASPKSQQNEDYTQSSSETPLSPMSQQPNLTNEDTMNESDDETPALDTQVFSPNLTKERETQTSTDETPPKTNQGEGKPDDEIVIESPAAQTQVLQKETLEMNETPSSPISPKSIEAQVFTPIQKQQTVTEETYEATQPLTEIISANNKKEDTHAVHYRPSSPLSSLIALVIEENKNALSETETATQYFSTSEGEHSQSSRKNQAEEYLKDTTEPTTELVSTDVSKTQPLTPQTQHLQTSEGDQSDETPSEQNQAEENLKDTTEPTTELVSTYVSKMPPITQQTEHLQTSAIDFSEKNEVEVSRLLAHFQIGAEVEILSTDDEIWYPGKVVDLKLCEGLEELTVEYTTLFTDQHRLQKLQDTITADKIRPATPTSDQKSFEMMDKVEAFYNNGWSSGQISMVLGDNTYSVCLYTSMETILFKHSDLRIHREWKDGVWKMADKVKPDKKRKAAASSQNSGMDNVFLRRSERVPKRSRDTKTPFKSDRNPALTVIPEIIPAVDPFSTPAEHKLSRLQNWMTLKPGMHETSLSINDNKIRKSFFQSMENAKKDLKKEHIDGAFAMLNCRRNENAAWFHNYKIPKACFLPMEFLHCLLSDDLAYKKEKVKGKKIFNDLFKDTVRGKVYPEKTWGEDVDVVYGITLGKKSNVWIGMEIHLKKKRITVYDCFQKESNSIDIPQVKKLAVLISNLLVESSGDEVDKVKMIPFEIEQAQGLPKTKHPFNCGIFLVKILECQSLKIGDMTKINDDNALELRRTLSCEIFNQFVDESFGK; from the exons atgggAGATTCAGTACCTCTAAAACTAGCACTGCCAGAGCTGAAGTATCCTATTGGTTCACAGCCAAAAGAAAAGTCAGCAATCAACCAATACTCTGGTTCAGATTATATCTCTATTGTCAAAAGCATCCTAAAACCAGATGAGATGATAAGAGTCCGAGGATCATTTCTGGGACCTGTAATGAAGCTCAGTGAGAGAGGATTGAAGTTATCAGCAAAGATAGTCTACGCCATTCTCACTAGAAGCATCGTTTCTGTCAAGGAGAATGAAGGCTGGTTCCATTTCGGTGCGCAGCCAATGAGGTTCTCTATAAGAGAATTTCATATGATGACAGGCTTGAAATGTAGTGGTGCATTAGAAGGACCACGAAGGGAAACCGAGAGATTTAATTGGGAATTGCTAAAGGGGCGTAGTCATAAGTTAAGTGACGTGGTGGACCAGCtcagaaacacaagagaagatgcTTCTGAGGAGAGAATATGCCTCGCAATGCTCATCCTGGTAGAGAGCATATTATTGCGGAAGAGCAAAGGAGGGAGTTTTCCTTTGGAATATGCGAAAAATGCACAGGATATGACATATCCATGGGGAAAAGAGGCTTACATTGTGCTCCTGAAGTCAATTCAAAACGCTGTCGCGAATCATTTGGAGAATAAATCCAAATTTGagttgcaaggttatcctctagTATTCCTTCTTTGGATACTAGAGTCGATTCCTTTGCTAAGGAATAAGTTCAGTAAGTGTGTACCAACAGTTGAGGTTCCTGGGCCGACTTACTTGTGTGAAAAATACACTGAGATAGAGAATCCATCACTTGATAGGGTTTTACAGGTTGAAGCTGATACAAAG CTGAAGGTCCATTGCATACTACCTTCTATTCCTCATGATCCAGAAGATGATATCTCCATTGAAGACAAATATAGTGACGAGTTGGaaacagtgaaagatgtaaCAAAGAAAGGGTACAAGATTACAGCCGATGACTGGGAAAATAGGTGTGTAGACACATTTGACACATTGGATGCTCTTATTCAAATGATGGCAAATAAGGAGACTGGCCAAGCTTCTACTCCGATTGATGAGGATTCAGtaaatgaaaaagtgaacaggatCATCACGGTAATGGAGGAGAATCTGAAGAGCATGAAGGATCGAATGTCATTActggaagaagaaaacatacaTCTTAGAGCTCGTGTGTCAGAGTTGGAAGGAAACAGCAATGTTTTTCCCACTAACGTGACACAAAAG CGATCCAGTGGgacacctttatctccaatgtctcacaCGCAACCATCCAGTGGgacacctttatctccaatgtctcacacgcaaccatcgagtgagacacctttatctccaatgtctcaacagcctaatttgacacatgag GAGACAATGATTGAATCAGCTGCATCTCCAAAGTCTCAACAAAATGAG GATTACACGCAATCATCGAGTGAGacgcctttatctccaatgtctcaacagcctaatttgacaaatgag GACACAATGAATGAATCAGATGATGAAACTCCTGCCCTTGATACTCAAGTATTCTCTCCTAATCTGACaaaagag AGGGAAACACAAACCTCTACTGATGAAACGCcacccaaaactaatcaaggaGAAGGAAAACCAGATGATGAG ATTGTGATTGAGTCACCTGCTGCTCAGACTCAAGTTTTGCAAAAAGAAACACTGGAAATGAATGagacaccttcttctccaatatCTCCAAAGAGTATTGAGGCTCAAGTTTTTACTCCAATTCAGAAACAGCAg aCGGTAACAGAGGAAACGTATGAGGCTACACAGCCATTGACTGAGATCATTTCAGCAAACAATAAAAAG GAGGATACACATGCTGTGCATTACAGACCTTCCTCTCCATTGTCTTCACTAATTGCACTAGTtattgaagaaaataagaatgctttg AGTGAGACAGAAACTGCGACCCAATATTTTTCTACAAGTGAAGGAGAGCATTCACAATCAAGCAGAAAGAATCAAGCGGAAGAATATCTCAAGGATACTACAGAACCTACTACTGAGCTAGTTTCCACAGATGTTTCGAAGACACAGCCTCTTACTCCGCAAACACAGCACCTTCAGACAAGTGAGGGAGATCAATCCGATGAGACACCATCAGAGCAGAATCAAGCAGAAGAAAATCTCAAGGATACTACAGAACCTACTACTGAGCTAGTTTCCACATATGTTTCGAAGATGCCGCCTATTACTCAGCAAACAGAGCATCTTCAGACAAGTGCTAtagatttttcagaaaaaaacgaG GTTGAAGTAAGCAGGCTTCTAGCTCACTTTCAAATAGGCGCAGAGGTTGAAATTTTGTCTACTGATGACGAAATATGGTATCCAGGAAAGGTTGTTGATCTTAAACTGTGTGAAGGACTAGAGGAGCTGACAGTTGAGTACACGACACTCTTCACAGACCAACATAGACTTCAGAAACTTCAGGATACTATCACGGCTGACAAAATACGTCCTGCAACACCAACTAGTGACCAAAAATCCTTTGAGATGATGGATAAGGTAGAAGCCTTCTACAACAATGGCTGGAGCAGCGGACAAATTAGCATGGTACTTGGTGATAACACATACTCGGTGTGTCTCTATACTTCTATGGAAACTATTCTATTCAAACATTCAGATTTGCGAATTCATAGAGAATGGAAAGATGGAGTCTGGAAGATGGCAGATAAG GTGAAGCCTGATAAGAAAAGGAAAGCTGCTGCCTCATCACAAAATTCAGGAATGgataatgttttcctaagaagGAGCGAGAGGGTGCCTAAACGATCTAGAGACACAAAAACTCCATTCAAGTCTGACAGAAATCCGGCTTTAACTGTAATACCTGAGATTATACCTGCAGTTGATCCGTTTTCAACTCCTGCGGAACATAAGCTTTCAAGGCTTCAAAATTGGATGACATTAAAGCCCGGCATGCATGAAAC GTCCCTATCAATCAATGATAATAAGATAAGGAAATCTTTCTTTCAAAGCATGGAAAATGCAAAAAAGGACCTTAAGAAAGAG cacatTGATGGAGCCTTTGCAATGCTAAATTGCAGAAGAAATGAGAATGCTGCTTGGTTCCACAACTACAAGATTCCAAAGGCGTGCTTCCTACCTATGGAGTTCTTGCATTGCTTGCTCTCTGATGATTTGGCttacaagaaagaaaaggtcaaaggtaaaaagattttcaacgatttatttaaagatactGTGAGAGGGAAGGTATATCCAGAGAAGACATGGGGAGAAGATGTTGATGTTGTGTATGGGATTACTCTTGGAAAAAAAAGCAATGTCTGGATTGGGATGGAAattcatttgaagaagaaaagaatcacaGTATATGATTGTTTTCAAAAGGAAAGCAACAGCATTGATATTCCTCAAGTGAAAAAGTTGGCAG TGTTGATTTCTAATCTGCTGGTGGAATCTTCTGGTGATGAGGTAGATAAGGTGAAGATGATTCCATTTGAGATTGAGCAGGCACAAGGTTTACCCAAGACAAAACATCCTTTCAACTGTGGGATATTTCTTGTCAAGATTCTGGAGTGCCAGTCATTGAAGATAGGAGACATGACAAAGATTAATGATGACAATGCATTGGAGCTAAGGAGAACCTTGTCTTGTGAGATCTTCAACCAATTTGTGGATGAGAGCTTTGGGAAATGA
- the LOC125579415 gene encoding uncharacterized protein LOC125579415 isoform X1, with the protein MGDSVPLKLALPELKYPIGSQPKEKSAINQYSGSDYISIVKSILKPDEMIRVRGSFLGPVMKLSERGLKLSAKIVYAILTRSIVSVKENEGWFHFGAQPMRFSIREFHMMTGLKCSGALEGPRRETERFNWELLKGRSHKLSDVVDQLRNTREDASEERICLAMLILVESILLRKSKGGSFPLEYAKNAQDMTYPWGKEAYIVLLKSIQNAVANHLENKSKFELQGYPLVFLLWILESIPLLRNKFSKCVPTVEVPGPTYLCEKYTEIENPSLDRVLQVEADTKLKVHCILPSIPHDPEDDISIEDKYSDELETVKDVTKKGYKITADDWENRCVDTFDTLDALIQMMANKETGQASTPIDEDSVNEKVNRIITVMEENLKSMKDRMSLLEEENIHLRARVSELEGNSNVFPTNVTQKRSSGTPLSPMSHTQPSSGTPLSPMSHTQPSSETPLSPMSQQPNLTHEETMIESAASPKSQQNEDYTQSSSETPLSPMSQQPNLTNEDTMNESDDETPALDTQVFSPNLTKEKETETSTGERPSNPNQDGKPDDEIVREKLTSESPASQSQVLQKETVEMNETPSSPIAPKSIETPVYTPSQTQQIEREPSDDTPALDTQVFTPNLTKERETQTSTDETPPKTNQGEGKPDDEIVIESPAAQTQVLQKETLEMNETPSSPISPKSIEAQVFTPIQKQQTVTEETYEATQPLTEIISANNKKEDTHAVHYRPSSPLSSLIALVIEENKNALSETETATQYFSTSEGEHSQSSRKNQAEEYLKDTTEPTTELVSTDVSKTQPLTPQTQHLQTSEGDQSDETPSEQNQAEENLKDTTEPTTELVSTYVSKMPPITQQTEHLQTSAIDFSEKNEVEVSRLLAHFQIGAEVEILSTDDEIWYPGKVVDLKLCEGLEELTVEYTTLFTDQHRLQKLQDTITADKIRPATPTSDQKSFEMMDKVEAFYNNGWSSGQISMVLGDNTYSVCLYTSMETILFKHSDLRIHREWKDGVWKMADKVKPDKKRKAAASSQNSGMDNVFLRRSERVPKRSRDTKTPFKSDRNPALTVIPEIIPAVDPFSTPAEHKLSRLQNWMTLKPGMHETSLSINDNKIRKSFFQSMENAKKDLKKEHIDGAFAMLNCRRNENAAWFHNYKIPKACFLPMEFLHCLLSDDLAYKKEKVKGKKIFNDLFKDTVRGKVYPEKTWGEDVDVVYGITLGKKSNVWIGMEIHLKKKRITVYDCFQKESNSIDIPQVKKLAVLISNLLVESSGDEVDKVKMIPFEIEQAQGLPKTKHPFNCGIFLVKILECQSLKIGDMTKINDDNALELRRTLSCEIFNQFVDESFGK; encoded by the exons atgggAGATTCAGTACCTCTAAAACTAGCACTGCCAGAGCTGAAGTATCCTATTGGTTCACAGCCAAAAGAAAAGTCAGCAATCAACCAATACTCTGGTTCAGATTATATCTCTATTGTCAAAAGCATCCTAAAACCAGATGAGATGATAAGAGTCCGAGGATCATTTCTGGGACCTGTAATGAAGCTCAGTGAGAGAGGATTGAAGTTATCAGCAAAGATAGTCTACGCCATTCTCACTAGAAGCATCGTTTCTGTCAAGGAGAATGAAGGCTGGTTCCATTTCGGTGCGCAGCCAATGAGGTTCTCTATAAGAGAATTTCATATGATGACAGGCTTGAAATGTAGTGGTGCATTAGAAGGACCACGAAGGGAAACCGAGAGATTTAATTGGGAATTGCTAAAGGGGCGTAGTCATAAGTTAAGTGACGTGGTGGACCAGCtcagaaacacaagagaagatgcTTCTGAGGAGAGAATATGCCTCGCAATGCTCATCCTGGTAGAGAGCATATTATTGCGGAAGAGCAAAGGAGGGAGTTTTCCTTTGGAATATGCGAAAAATGCACAGGATATGACATATCCATGGGGAAAAGAGGCTTACATTGTGCTCCTGAAGTCAATTCAAAACGCTGTCGCGAATCATTTGGAGAATAAATCCAAATTTGagttgcaaggttatcctctagTATTCCTTCTTTGGATACTAGAGTCGATTCCTTTGCTAAGGAATAAGTTCAGTAAGTGTGTACCAACAGTTGAGGTTCCTGGGCCGACTTACTTGTGTGAAAAATACACTGAGATAGAGAATCCATCACTTGATAGGGTTTTACAGGTTGAAGCTGATACAAAG CTGAAGGTCCATTGCATACTACCTTCTATTCCTCATGATCCAGAAGATGATATCTCCATTGAAGACAAATATAGTGACGAGTTGGaaacagtgaaagatgtaaCAAAGAAAGGGTACAAGATTACAGCCGATGACTGGGAAAATAGGTGTGTAGACACATTTGACACATTGGATGCTCTTATTCAAATGATGGCAAATAAGGAGACTGGCCAAGCTTCTACTCCGATTGATGAGGATTCAGtaaatgaaaaagtgaacaggatCATCACGGTAATGGAGGAGAATCTGAAGAGCATGAAGGATCGAATGTCATTActggaagaagaaaacatacaTCTTAGAGCTCGTGTGTCAGAGTTGGAAGGAAACAGCAATGTTTTTCCCACTAACGTGACACAAAAG CGATCCAGTGGgacacctttatctccaatgtctcacaCGCAACCATCCAGTGGgacacctttatctccaatgtctcacacgcaaccatcgagtgagacacctttatctccaatgtctcaacagcctaatttgacacatgag GAGACAATGATTGAATCAGCTGCATCTCCAAAGTCTCAACAAAATGAG GATTACACGCAATCATCGAGTGAGacgcctttatctccaatgtctcaacagcctaatttgacaaatgag GACACAATGAATGAATCAGATGATGAAACTCCTGCCCTTGATACTCAAGTATTCTCTCCTAATCTGACaaaagag AAAGAAACAGAAACGTCTACCGGTGAGAGGCCATCCAATCCTAATCAAGATGGAAAACCAGATGATGAG attgtgaGAGAGAAATTAACAAGTGAGTCACCTGCTAGTCAGAGTCAAGTTTTGCAGAAAGAAACAGTAGAAATGAATGagacaccttcttctccaataGCTCCAAAGAGTATTGAAACTCCCGTTTATACTCCAAGTCAGACTCAGCAG ATTGAGAGAGAGCCATCGGATGACACGCCTGCCCTTGATACTCAAGTTTTTACTCCTAATCTGACaaaagag AGGGAAACACAAACCTCTACTGATGAAACGCcacccaaaactaatcaaggaGAAGGAAAACCAGATGATGAG ATTGTGATTGAGTCACCTGCTGCTCAGACTCAAGTTTTGCAAAAAGAAACACTGGAAATGAATGagacaccttcttctccaatatCTCCAAAGAGTATTGAGGCTCAAGTTTTTACTCCAATTCAGAAACAGCAg aCGGTAACAGAGGAAACGTATGAGGCTACACAGCCATTGACTGAGATCATTTCAGCAAACAATAAAAAG GAGGATACACATGCTGTGCATTACAGACCTTCCTCTCCATTGTCTTCACTAATTGCACTAGTtattgaagaaaataagaatgctttg AGTGAGACAGAAACTGCGACCCAATATTTTTCTACAAGTGAAGGAGAGCATTCACAATCAAGCAGAAAGAATCAAGCGGAAGAATATCTCAAGGATACTACAGAACCTACTACTGAGCTAGTTTCCACAGATGTTTCGAAGACACAGCCTCTTACTCCGCAAACACAGCACCTTCAGACAAGTGAGGGAGATCAATCCGATGAGACACCATCAGAGCAGAATCAAGCAGAAGAAAATCTCAAGGATACTACAGAACCTACTACTGAGCTAGTTTCCACATATGTTTCGAAGATGCCGCCTATTACTCAGCAAACAGAGCATCTTCAGACAAGTGCTAtagatttttcagaaaaaaacgaG GTTGAAGTAAGCAGGCTTCTAGCTCACTTTCAAATAGGCGCAGAGGTTGAAATTTTGTCTACTGATGACGAAATATGGTATCCAGGAAAGGTTGTTGATCTTAAACTGTGTGAAGGACTAGAGGAGCTGACAGTTGAGTACACGACACTCTTCACAGACCAACATAGACTTCAGAAACTTCAGGATACTATCACGGCTGACAAAATACGTCCTGCAACACCAACTAGTGACCAAAAATCCTTTGAGATGATGGATAAGGTAGAAGCCTTCTACAACAATGGCTGGAGCAGCGGACAAATTAGCATGGTACTTGGTGATAACACATACTCGGTGTGTCTCTATACTTCTATGGAAACTATTCTATTCAAACATTCAGATTTGCGAATTCATAGAGAATGGAAAGATGGAGTCTGGAAGATGGCAGATAAG GTGAAGCCTGATAAGAAAAGGAAAGCTGCTGCCTCATCACAAAATTCAGGAATGgataatgttttcctaagaagGAGCGAGAGGGTGCCTAAACGATCTAGAGACACAAAAACTCCATTCAAGTCTGACAGAAATCCGGCTTTAACTGTAATACCTGAGATTATACCTGCAGTTGATCCGTTTTCAACTCCTGCGGAACATAAGCTTTCAAGGCTTCAAAATTGGATGACATTAAAGCCCGGCATGCATGAAAC GTCCCTATCAATCAATGATAATAAGATAAGGAAATCTTTCTTTCAAAGCATGGAAAATGCAAAAAAGGACCTTAAGAAAGAG cacatTGATGGAGCCTTTGCAATGCTAAATTGCAGAAGAAATGAGAATGCTGCTTGGTTCCACAACTACAAGATTCCAAAGGCGTGCTTCCTACCTATGGAGTTCTTGCATTGCTTGCTCTCTGATGATTTGGCttacaagaaagaaaaggtcaaaggtaaaaagattttcaacgatttatttaaagatactGTGAGAGGGAAGGTATATCCAGAGAAGACATGGGGAGAAGATGTTGATGTTGTGTATGGGATTACTCTTGGAAAAAAAAGCAATGTCTGGATTGGGATGGAAattcatttgaagaagaaaagaatcacaGTATATGATTGTTTTCAAAAGGAAAGCAACAGCATTGATATTCCTCAAGTGAAAAAGTTGGCAG TGTTGATTTCTAATCTGCTGGTGGAATCTTCTGGTGATGAGGTAGATAAGGTGAAGATGATTCCATTTGAGATTGAGCAGGCACAAGGTTTACCCAAGACAAAACATCCTTTCAACTGTGGGATATTTCTTGTCAAGATTCTGGAGTGCCAGTCATTGAAGATAGGAGACATGACAAAGATTAATGATGACAATGCATTGGAGCTAAGGAGAACCTTGTCTTGTGAGATCTTCAACCAATTTGTGGATGAGAGCTTTGGGAAATGA
- the LOC125579278 gene encoding uncharacterized protein LOC125579278: MGDPLPLRLALPELRYPIGSEPEKTISINQHSIVAYIKTVKEILGNDEFNRIRGTFLGPVIKLGERSLKLSAKIVHAVLTKSIKTVKRHEAWFHFGAQPMRFSIREFHMVTGLKCSGEAREPREGTEKFKWDFLKGRTHTVKDVEKQLRNTREDASDERFCLAMLLLIESILLQKSLLDGGTTFTLDYVKIAQDMDVLMTYPWGRTAYNLLLKSLQRAVDKSLDKNNYDLQGFPMAFLIWILESVPLLQYAFSQVVPILSVQPSTPIFLCEKYLQIASPQLIDVLLIEIKDHLKVTCILPPISNDPEDDVCMGDEANKDLDDMADLSKRGYKFKIRDWRNMSVDLYGANEEIRRASLLFGNGGMSQASTSYQEESLESKINRISEMVGDNLRIMNDRLCLIEKDRKQIKERVTNLEKLQRVTSYETPNNEACLPNFCCTCTD, translated from the exons atgggAGATCCATTACCATTAAGACTAGCACTGCCTGAGCTGAGGTATCCGATTGGATCAGAGCCAGAGAAGACGATATCGATAAACCAACACTCGATAGTTGCTTATATCAAAACTGTTAAGGAAATTCTAGGAAATGATGAGTTCAACAGAATAAGAGGGACGTTTTTGGGACCGGTGATCAAGCTTGGAGAGAGGTCTTTGAAATTATCAGCTAAGATAGTGCACGCAGTTCTCACCAAAAGCATCAAGACAGTGAAGAGACACGAAGCATGGTTCCATTTTGGTGCTCAGCCAATGAGGTTCTCTATAAGAGAATTCCACATGGTGACTGGTTTGAAATGTAGTGGTGAAGCAAGAGAACCACGAGAGGGAACCGAGAAATTTAAGTGGGACTTCCTAAAAGGGCGTACTCATACAGTAAAGGACGTGGAGAAGCAGCtcagaaacacaagagaagatgcTTCTGATGAGAGATTCTGCCTTGCAATGCTCCTCCTGATTGAGAGCATACTACTACAGAAGAGCCTTCTCGACGGTGGCACAACTTTTACTTTGGATTATGTGAAAATAGCGCAGGATATGGATGTCTTGATGACATACCCATGGGGGAGAACAGCTTATAATTTGCTGTTAAAATCACTTCAGAGAGCTGTCGACAAAAGCCTCgacaaaaacaattatgattTGCAAGGGTTCCCTATGGCATTTCTTATATGGATACTTGAGTCAGTACCTTTGCTACAGTATGCATTCAGTCAAGTTGTTCCTATTCTGAGCGTTCAACCGTCTACCCCAATATTTTTGTGTGAGAAGTACCTTCAAATAGCTTCTCCACAGCTGATAGATGTTCTCCTAATTGAAATCAAAGATCAT CTTAAGGTCACATGCATCCTACCTCCTATTTCTAATGATCCAGAAGATGATGTTTGCATGGGAGACGAAGCTAATAAAGATCTGGATGACATGGCCGATTTATCCAAGAGAggttataagtttaaaattagaGATTGGCGAAACATGTCAGTAGACCTATACGGTGCTAATGAAGAAATAAGAAGAGCATCTTTACTGTTTGGGAATGGAGGGATGAGTCAAGCTTCTACTTCGTATCAGGAGGAGTCTTTGGAATCAAAGATCAACAGAATCAGCGAGATGGTGGGAGATAATTTAAGGATCATGAACGATCGTTTGTGTTTGATTGAAAAAGACAGGAAACAGATTAAAGAACGTGTGACAAACCTAGAGAAACTACAAAGAGTTACTTCAtatgaaactccaaacaatgag GCTTGCCTTCCTAATTTTTGTTGTACTTGCACAGACTGA
- the LOC125579417 gene encoding protein AGENET DOMAIN (AGD)-CONTAINING P1-like gives MNEITKETPGSPIAQQNIETPVLTPIQTQQETHELMNEIISPNISDTQPNTRARRNLLTEQNKDVESRVQNPFEIGANVEISSQDDNTCHKWYPGNVLATYLVDGVEMVKVEYFVPSLDEKKRKRSVETRVSIDRIRPQPPPERSGAKKSYELMQDVEAFDNGAWCAGKVKVILFDGSCFVSLNNSKEQIYFHHSEMRKPRKWVDGVWEMTKKMEEEQTQSVNPSEGDGDKKV, from the exons ATGAATGAGATCACGAAAGAGACACCTGGTTCTCCAATAGCTCAACAGAATATTGAGACTCCAGTCCTTACTCCAATTCAGACGCAGCAG GAGACTCACGAGCTTATGAATGAGATCATTTCACCAAACATTTCCGACACACAGCCAAATACCCGAGCTCGCAGAAATCTTTTAACAGAGCAAAATAAG GATGTAGAAAGCAGAGTTCAAAATCCCTTTGAGATCGGAGCAAATGTGGAGATTTCATCACAAGATGACAATACTTGTCATAAATGGTATCCAGGAAATGTGTTGGCAACATATTTGGTTGATGGGGTTGAGATGGTGAAAGTTGAGTACTTCGTCCCGTCTCTGGacgaaaagaagaggaaaaggagtgTTGAGACACGTGTATCAATTGACAGAATACGTCCTCAACCACCACCTGAGAGATCTGGAGCGAAGAAAAGTTATGAGCTAATGCAGGACGTGGAGGCGTTCGACAATGGTGCCTGGTGCGCTGGAAAAGTTAAAGTCATTTTGTTTGATGGCTCGTGTTTTGTCTCTTTGAACAATTCTAAAGAACAAATTTACTTCCACCATTCTGAGATgcgaaaaccaagaaaatgggtagatggtgtttgggagatgacaaaaaag ATGGAAGAAGAGCAGACGCAGAGTGTGAATCCAagtgaaggagatggtgataaaaaggtatga